In Actinomycetota bacterium, the genomic window TGAATAATTTGATTTCCCGGTGTGGATAAAATATGACTAGCAAAAAAAAGCTGATTAAAAAAAATAAAACATTTTTTCTGGACAGATTCCCAATAATAACGATTGTCGTAATACTGGGCATTGCTGCAATAATTTTTTTTACTGTAATAAACATTCTGCCGCTTGATTTCTTTTCAGGAAAATCTGAGATTATCACGGAAAAGTCTGATAATTATAGTCTTTATTTTGAATCTCCTTCCAAAGAACAGAAATTTGAACTGGTCAGCAATAATGAAACGGTCCCTATAAATATAAAATCGAAAAATATTGAGGATGTAGATTGCAGTATTGAGGTATATGTCAATGACAAACTTATAAAAACGCTTGATAAAGATTCCCTTGATTTCAACTGGTCACCTTCTTCTTCGGACAATTTCATCATATATGCCAGAATACTGGACGTTAAAGGCAAACCTTTATATGTAAGTGAAAAAATAGCTTTTTCCGTAGAGTTTAGAAATAAACAGGTAACTGAATCGACAACACAGACTAATGTAGATATAGAAAAGAAAAAAAATGACATATTGTCAGAAGCCACTTACAGAACACAGAATGCAAATCCTGTTTTTTCTTATAAGTGCTATGCGCCTCCGGTTATTGACAGCAATCTTGACGACTGGGAATTGTATGAAAAATTTACAAGTTTTAATCCTACAATTAAAAAGGAAAACTATATAAATGCTTCGGATATTTCCGGCGTGTTTTCTTCTTGCTGGGATGAAGATAACTTTTATTTTTTTATAAAAGTAACAGATGATGTAGTAAACCAGCCATTTACGGGAAACCTGATAAACAATGGGGACAGCGTTGTGCTTGTTTTTGATGCTGAACTGGAACAGGATTTCAATATCCCCTTCCTTAACGGAGACGATTATCAGATAGAATTTTCACCCGGAGATAATAATGGCAGCAGACCTGAGAGTTTTGTAAGATGGCCTTCAAATTCTTCTTTAAAAAATGCCGTAATTTCGGCAAATAAAGGATCGGGAGGATATACTATTGAAGCAAGCATACCCTGGTTTGAAATGCCTAAAATGGATATAAAAGACGGACTGGTTACAGGATTTACCATTTCACTACTGGATACCGACAACCTTGATTCTACTGAGCTTGTGATGTCATCTTCAAGATCTTTTGATTTTAATAATGTTTCCATGCTTGGAACTCTTATATTCATTGATGTCGGAGATTTAAAAGAAGCTGCTGAAACCGATCAGTAATCTCCTGATTTCTTTGTTTTAATTATCGAATATCTTTAAAATTTTTTATTTTTTCTTCTCAATAAAAAGAATATCAATCTTCTTTAAGTCAATTTTTTTAAAGCATTATATATCATTGAGGCATTTAAATGGCATGTTCCACCGGTATTTCCAACCCTATTCATTCCCCATATTTTTAATTATTTTATAATTTTCATTGATTCATATATATGTTATATATTTATACGGTCATAAGATCTGAAAGCATATTCTTTATATCAGCAATCTTGTTTTTATCAGAATGCCTTGTAAATTTGTCTTCCGGTATTTTTATGTTTTTGATTATTTCTGCCGGAAGACCTTTAAGAACAAAAATTTCGTCTCCCAGGGTTACAGCTTCTTCGATCTCATGAGTGACAAATACAACTGTCCTTTTGTCAGTATGCCATAATTCCAAAAAGAAATTATGCATATCCTTTTTCAGCTTTACATCCAATTGTTTGAAAGGTTCATCCATTAAAAGAATGTCTGAGGGAAAAGCAAACGCCCTTGCTATAGCTACTCTCTGTGCCATTCCCCCGCTTAACTGATATGGATAATAATCCGAAAATCTGTCAAGTCCTACAAGAACCATGTACTTCTCTGTAATTATTTTTCTTTCCCGGGGAGAATAAATATCCTTGAGAACAAATTCGATATTACCTTTCACTGTTTTCCATTCCAGCAGTCTTGGTTCCTGAAAGATGTAAGAAACAGTTTTACCGGCAAGATTTTTAAAAACTCCTTTGTCTGCATCATGGATGCCGCTTAAGATGTTAAGCAATGTTGTCTTTCCGCATCCTGATTCACCGATGACAGCAGTAATCTTGTTTTCAGGGATTTTTATGTCAAAATCCCTGAAAACGGTAAGACCGTTGAATTTTTTTGTTAATTTTCTTACTTCTATATACAATTTACATCTTCCATCTTATTATTTTTTTCTGGACAGCTCTCAGTATTGTTTCAAAAATGAAACTTATTATCACTGCTATTACTGTCCAGGCTATGACTCTGTCAGTCTGAAGGTAAATCCTGCTTAACTGCATATCAGTTCCGATCGCTTTTATGGGGTTGCTGAGTACTTCTGCCGCAATAACTGCTTTCCATCCTATGCCCATTGATGATATTGCTGCCGAAAAAATAAACGGTGAAATTGCCGGAATATATATTTCTGTTAAAAACCTTATTTTTTTAATCCTGTATGATTTTGCCATTTCAATTATTTTTTTATCAACGTTCTTTATTCCCTCTGATACATTTGTGTAAACAATAGGAAAAGAAACAAGAAAACCTGCAAATACGGGTACATTTCCTGAATCAAACCATATAAGGGCAACAAGTATTATTGACATTAAAGGAATTGATTTGATTATTGCCATTGGCGGTTCCATCATTTTAAATAATACCTTGTTAAATCCTGCAGCAACTCCAAAAACCATACCGGCAAAAAAAGAAATTAAAAATCCCAGAATTCCTCTTGATATCGAGTGAATAACAGAGCTCAAAAACCCGTTCCGGGTCATTATTTTAATAAGCCCTGCAAAAGTTTTTTCAGGAGAAGGCATTAATATCTCTGAGCCCATAACCAGTGATATTATTTTCCATACAAAAATAATTACTATAAATGAAAGTATGAACAGAATTATATCTTTTTTAAAAAACCTTTTATTTAACATAATAAAATTCTTCACCCGGGATTTTTCCTCCTATATCATCAGGGGAAAATTGGTTTAAAATTTCCAGATAATCTTCTGTAATGCTTTTTGCATTATCTCCTGATTCAAACATAAGGTTGCATCTTGGAATCACTTCTTCCGCAATAGCTTCCTTTATGCCTATTTCAAATCCTTCTGCCAGTTTTCCTGCATCTTTTGGATTATTATTTGCCCAGTCAATGGATTTACTGTATTCACTAATAAATTCATCAATAGCAGAAGAATCATTATCAATAAGTTCTTTACTTATGACAAGACAGGTCTGAGGCAGGATATGCTGTTTGCTGACTTTTCCCCATTCTTCCTGTATATCCATGATTATTTCCAGATCTTTGTTTGATTTCAGGCTGTTTGTTACAAATGGTTCCGGCAATATACCCAGATCTGCATTACCGGCAATCATCATCTGTGTAAGTTCAATCTGATCAAATGAATAATCTGCTGTAATATCTTTGGCAATATTCAGACCGTTGCTTTCTGCAAGATATCTGAATGCGATGTCAGGGGTAGAGCCTTTTGCAATCAGATAAACCTTTTGCCCTTTTAAGGCATCCCAGTCAGATCTGTTTATTTCAAGCTTTTTATTTGAAACAAGATAAAGAACTCCGCCTCCTACTATTGCTGCCATTCTGATTTCTGCTCCCTTATTGTAAAGTTTTGCCGCAACATTTGTGGGAAGAACCGCTATATCGGTTTCACCGGAAAGAATCCTGGTAACCATTATATCCGGTGAAGCAATGATTTCATAAGAGAACATGCTGTCTTTAACATCTTTATTGCTTTCAATAAGACCGACCATACCTATGGAACTTGGGCCTCTCAAGGCTCCGATGTTTATCCTGTTGTCATTGCCTGCGTTTCCGGACTCTGCTGAAGCTTGCACGGATTCACCGGCATTTTCAGATGTCACTGCAGAAAAACAGCCTGTAAAAATCAAAAGGAAAGCAACCGCAATTGTCATAAGGCTTAATAATATAACCGATTTTTTCAATTTTTACCTCCGGAACAAATAATTTTATAAAATATTTTTCATTAATAAGCTTGGTTCAGGCTATTTTACTTAAAGATGATTTGACTTTTACGCCTTTAAGCAGACCTATTTTTCCTGTCATAGCACCAATTTCATCAGTATTGGCTTTTACAATCAGGCTGATAACATTGACTTTTTTATCGCTTCCGGGAATTCCCATTCTGCCAATAATCAGGTCTCCGAATTCAGAAAGTATATGATTTATTTTGGCTGCAGATGTTTTTCTTTCTTCGACTATTATTCCAATAAAACCTAATCTTTTTTCTTCCATTTCAGTCACCCCCTCCCTCCAGAATGAAATAAACCAACTGATAATTTTGTAATGAATTATTTATATTTACCTGTTATATTTACTTGTATTAATTAATTTATATTTATTAATAGTTTTCTGAGGAATTTTTGACCGCTATCTTAAAATAAAGGCCGAAAAGGAATTTTGGGTTCAGGGGATTATATATTGATTATATATTATCTGCTGATCCCCCTAAGCTCAGAAATATCCTTACCTCAGGTTTAAGCAAATTCAGTTAAAAACTAATATTTTTTTCTTTTTGTATAAGTTGTATGAAGCAATTCATGTGATTTATGTCCAAGTGGTTTCTCAAGAAAATCTTCATATATCCTTTTTACTTCCGGGTTTTCATGCGATTTCCTGAGCTGCATAGACTCGTCTTCGCCATATATTGCTTCCGTTCTTTTCTTTCTTATATTATTATTTACAGGCATCGGCTGTCCGCCACCCGCAATACAACCGCCGGGGCATGCCATTATTTCAATAAAATGGTAAGGTGATTTACCGTCCTGCACCTGGGCAGCAAGCGGCCTTGCATTTGCAAGTCCGTGAGCAACAGCAACTTTTAATTCAACATTTTCAAGAAACTTCCATTCCGCTTTAGCGCCTTCAATTTTTATTGCTGCTTCCTTGACTCCTTCCAGACCTCTTACAGGAGTAACTTCAAGATTGCTGAAAGGCACTTCCCTTCCTGTGACTATTTCATATGCCGTTCTGATAGCAGCTTCCATTACACCGCCTGTGGCACCGAATATGACACCTGCACCAGTATGTTTTCCAAGAATGCTGTCACATTCTGAATCTTTAAGCGATTCAAAATCAATTCCAGCCTGCTGGATCATTCTTCCGAATTCCCTGGTTGTTATGACATAATCAACATCTTTGTATCCGCTTGAATACATTTCAGGTCTGTTTGCTTCAAACTTCTTGGCAGTACACGGCATGATGGAAACCACAATAATATTTTTGGGATCTATTTTCATGTTTTTTGCATAATAAGTCTTTGCAAGCGGGCCAAGCATTTGCTGTGGTGACTTGCATGTTGAAAGATAATCAAGAATATCCGGAAATTCATGCTCTATATATTTTATCCATCCCGGAGAACAAGAGGTAAACTGAGGAAGAGCTACATCCTTTCCGTTTTCAATCTTATCTTTCAGTCTTGTCAGAAGCTCTGTACCTTCTTCAAGGATAGTAAGGTCTGCGGAGAAGTTTGTATCAAAGACTGCGTCAAATCCAAGCATTTTAAGAGCTGTCACCATTTTGCCTGTGTAGCTTTTGCCGGCATCAAGCCCCATGGCTTCACCAAGACCTACTCTTACAGCAGGAGCCGTCTGCACGACTACATGTTTTGAAGGATCATTTAAAGCTTCCCATACTTCATCCAGATAATTTTTTTCAACAAGAGCCCCTGTCGGGCAATGAGTGACACACTGTCCACAATTTGTACAAACTACATAATCCATCGGCTTTTCCATAAAAGTAGATATCTTCATTTCAGAACCTTTTCCTGAAACGGCAAGCGCATTTACATCCTGTAATTCAGTACATGTCCTTACGCATCGCTGACATCTGATACATTTACTGTCATCCTTGATTATTGACGGGGAAGACCTGTCAATTTCATAACTTTTAAGCACGCTTATATATTTATCAGAATCTACGAGATAATCTTTTGCCATACTCTGTAATTCACAATTACCATTTTTATAGCAGTGGAGGCAGTCATTATTATGTTCTGACAATAAAAGTCCGATTATGGCTTTTCTTGCTTCCCTTACCTTGCTTGTATTAGTATAAATTTCCATGTTATTTTCTGCAGGAGTCGCACAGGAAGCCTTGAGAGCGTCTACGCCTTTCTGCTCAACAACGCATACCCTGCAGTTTCCCGCTATACAAAGATCTTCATGATGACATAGCGTAGGAATCTTTATATTAATTTTTTTTGCAGCATCAAGAATAGTGGATCCTGCTTCAATGCTTACGCTGATATCATTTATTTTTAAATTGACCATCTCTGGCATTTTACCTCCTTATATTAATAAACTATTTCTTCTCTGAAATTTTCAACTATTGAGATAAAAGGATTACACACTGACTGACCAAGCCCGCATTTTGAAGTTATCTTCATATTCCTGGCAAGCTCAAGAAGCTCATCAATATATTTTTTGGGTTTCCCTTTTGTTTTGATGCTTTCAATACCCCTGAGCAACTGCTGGCATCCGACTCTACAGGGTGTGCATTGCCCACATGATTCTTCGACAAAAAACTCAAGATAATTATGCAGTATGTTATACATGGATCTTTTATCTGAAAACAGCATCATGGAGCCGCCGGTCGGAACACCTTCAAAACCTATTATTGTATCCTCAAATTTACTTCTTGGAACACAAAACCCTGAAGCTCCTCCTACCTGAACGGCTTTGGTATCCTTGTCTCCGAATAATTCTATAAACTCTTTAAGCGTCATACCCATTTCAATCTCATATATTCCGGGAATATCTGTATCACCCGATATGCTGAAAACCTTGGCTCCCTTTGAATCCATCGTACCGAGTTTTTTGAAACAATCTGCTCCCTCAAGCAGAATAAGTGCGACATAGACAAGAGTTTCGACATTATTTATAACTGTTGGTTTTCCCAGGTATCCTTCCTGAGCAGGGTAAGGAGGTTTATTTCTTGCTTCTCCTCTTTTACCTTCAAGAGACTCGAGAAGAGCGGTTTCTTCACCGCATACATAAGCCCCGCTTCCGGATCTGATACATACAGAAAAATCAAAAGCTTTTTCGTTTAATTTTTGGTTAAAAACATCAATTTTTTTCTGCAGATCATCGACAAGATAATTATATTCCGCTCTCAGATATATTATTCCCTCTCTGGCACCGATAGTTTTTGCAACCGCCATCATGCCTGCCAGTACTTTCTCTGCTTTTTTTTCAATTATTTCCTTGTCTTTGAAAGTCCCGGGTTCACCTTCGTCAGCATTGCATACAACATATTTTATATCGCTTTTTGCTTCTTTTGCACTTTTAAACTTTATCCATGTAGGAAAGCCTGCGCCTCCCCTCCCTCTCAAGCCGGAATCTTTAATTTCATCGATTATCTTTTCGGAATCGGTTTTTAATACTTTTTCTATCATTTTGTCAATATCATGATCCTTGAAAATGAGATTGACTCTTTTTTTGTGGGAGTTTACCCTGTTTTCTTTTTCTTTTATGTCAATTACCATTCAGAATCTCCTTGTCTCAAACTTTTTATGATTGGTAT contains:
- a CDS encoding ABC transporter ATP-binding protein translates to MYIEVRKLTKKFNGLTVFRDFDIKIPENKITAVIGESGCGKTTLLNILSGIHDADKGVFKNLAGKTVSYIFQEPRLLEWKTVKGNIEFVLKDIYSPRERKIITEKYMVLVGLDRFSDYYPYQLSGGMAQRVAIARAFAFPSDILLMDEPFKQLDVKLKKDMHNFFLELWHTDKRTVVFVTHEIEEAVTLGDEIFVLKGLPAEIIKNIKIPEDKFTRHSDKNKIADIKNMLSDLMTV
- a CDS encoding ABC transporter permease subunit; the encoded protein is MKNFIMLNKRFFKKDIILFILSFIVIIFVWKIISLVMGSEILMPSPEKTFAGLIKIMTRNGFLSSVIHSISRGILGFLISFFAGMVFGVAAGFNKVLFKMMEPPMAIIKSIPLMSIILVALIWFDSGNVPVFAGFLVSFPIVYTNVSEGIKNVDKKIIEMAKSYRIKKIRFLTEIYIPAISPFIFSAAISSMGIGWKAVIAAEVLSNPIKAIGTDMQLSRIYLQTDRVIAWTVIAVIISFIFETILRAVQKKIIRWKM
- a CDS encoding ABC transporter substrate-binding protein translates to MKKSVILLSLMTIAVAFLLIFTGCFSAVTSENAGESVQASAESGNAGNDNRINIGALRGPSSIGMVGLIESNKDVKDSMFSYEIIASPDIMVTRILSGETDIAVLPTNVAAKLYNKGAEIRMAAIVGGGVLYLVSNKKLEINRSDWDALKGQKVYLIAKGSTPDIAFRYLAESNGLNIAKDITADYSFDQIELTQMMIAGNADLGILPEPFVTNSLKSNKDLEIIMDIQEEWGKVSKQHILPQTCLVISKELIDNDSSAIDEFISEYSKSIDWANNNPKDAGKLAEGFEIGIKEAIAEEVIPRCNLMFESGDNAKSITEDYLEILNQFSPDDIGGKIPGEEFYYVK
- a CDS encoding CopG family transcriptional regulator, producing the protein MEEKRLGFIGIIVEERKTSAAKINHILSEFGDLIIGRMGIPGSDKKVNVISLIVKANTDEIGAMTGKIGLLKGVKVKSSLSKIA
- a CDS encoding 2Fe-2S iron-sulfur cluster binding domain-containing protein, which encodes MPEMVNLKINDISVSIEAGSTILDAAKKINIKIPTLCHHEDLCIAGNCRVCVVEQKGVDALKASCATPAENNMEIYTNTSKVREARKAIIGLLLSEHNNDCLHCYKNGNCELQSMAKDYLVDSDKYISVLKSYEIDRSSPSIIKDDSKCIRCQRCVRTCTELQDVNALAVSGKGSEMKISTFMEKPMDYVVCTNCGQCVTHCPTGALVEKNYLDEVWEALNDPSKHVVVQTAPAVRVGLGEAMGLDAGKSYTGKMVTALKMLGFDAVFDTNFSADLTILEEGTELLTRLKDKIENGKDVALPQFTSCSPGWIKYIEHEFPDILDYLSTCKSPQQMLGPLAKTYYAKNMKIDPKNIIVVSIMPCTAKKFEANRPEMYSSGYKDVDYVITTREFGRMIQQAGIDFESLKDSECDSILGKHTGAGVIFGATGGVMEAAIRTAYEIVTGREVPFSNLEVTPVRGLEGVKEAAIKIEGAKAEWKFLENVELKVAVAHGLANARPLAAQVQDGKSPYHFIEIMACPGGCIAGGGQPMPVNNNIRKKRTEAIYGEDESMQLRKSHENPEVKRIYEDFLEKPLGHKSHELLHTTYTKRKKY
- a CDS encoding NADH-quinone oxidoreductase subunit E, translated to MVIDIKEKENRVNSHKKRVNLIFKDHDIDKMIEKVLKTDSEKIIDEIKDSGLRGRGGAGFPTWIKFKSAKEAKSDIKYVVCNADEGEPGTFKDKEIIEKKAEKVLAGMMAVAKTIGAREGIIYLRAEYNYLVDDLQKKIDVFNQKLNEKAFDFSVCIRSGSGAYVCGEETALLESLEGKRGEARNKPPYPAQEGYLGKPTVINNVETLVYVALILLEGADCFKKLGTMDSKGAKVFSISGDTDIPGIYEIEMGMTLKEFIELFGDKDTKAVQVGGASGFCVPRSKFEDTIIGFEGVPTGGSMMLFSDKRSMYNILHNYLEFFVEESCGQCTPCRVGCQQLLRGIESIKTKGKPKKYIDELLELARNMKITSKCGLGQSVCNPFISIVENFREEIVY